The DNA sequence GTTCATCCAAAGTCACTACACATTACTGCTGCAACAAAGGTGTGAACAGCAGAGTGTGGTAAACATTGTACGCTCCATTGTATGTGCACAGGGGACAAATGCCAGTCATATGGACCCTTAAAATTCACAGCTCATAATTTGGGTTTGGTTTGACATGAAATTTATGACCATCCGTTTATCAATCATAAATTAACTCAAATATCAAAATCCTGGACTGATCAAAAACCAGCTGAACTGGGTgagacacaaaaacattatttagGTGTAAATACCTCATGTTGCCCtggattatttttaaaaaatacatgaatggCTTTGCAATGTTTAACCTGGCTTAACGCAAGGACTGGAAGCAAGCTGCAGCTAGTCTGTGCTTAGCAAGGCTAAATATGTCCTGGACCTCTCTGTAAGTGACACATGTAGTTAAAACTAATATCATCGTCTCATCTGGCCTCGGAGAGACAGCACAAGAACAATTGCTAAAATGTTGTATTGTTAGCTTAatgtcacacacattcacacacagagtTACAGTTAGACACTGTGTCCATGCAGTTAGACAGTGGTGACCGTCAGCAGGGAGCTGGGACACAGCATGTCATCCTGGTTGTCCAGCCTGGTCCCATGAGTCAGGAGCTCCTCTACTGTCGTCCAGTCATCCAACAGCTTTCTGTTCCTCATACGACTCAGCTTCCTCTGACTCAACTCCAGGACCGTGTTGCACCTGCCTTCTGCAAAAGCTCTGACTCCATTGCTGTCCAGAAGACCTCCATCATCAGCGgaggctcctcctcctcctcctcctcctaccaCGTGTCCTCCCCTGCTAACGACATCTCGTATAGTCCCTCTACTGGCCTGCAGCTGTTGTAGCTGCTGTTGCTGCCTCTGCTCACGGGCCAAAAGAAATTGTTCCCTCCTCTCCGTTCGACTCCAGTATCGACCCAGCAGCATGTCAGTGCTGGTCTCCTCGTCGGTGCTCATCCCGCTGCGCTCATCCGCTAGCTGAGAGGCTCGATCTCTAAGCAGCTGGCTCCTAGAGACTCGTGTGGTTGTGTTGGGTTTACAGTTTGGATTAAATTTTGACTGCAGACCAGAGCTGTGGTTAGAACTTGAACCTGCATTAATTGGTCCTTTGTTTACATCCTGTCCAATTGTAGCACAAGCTCCTGTGTGACCTTCCAGAGTGCTGTAGAGGCCTCTGCCACCTCCACTTCCATGAGACTGACGGCTGGCGGGTTTTGGCCATGTGTCATTGACGTCACCGGCCTGAGGAGGCAAGACAAGACTCTGGAggtgctgctgctctctgacTCGGCTCCTCTCAATCTCCTTCTGCCTTTCCCTTTCCATCTCCTCCTGAATCTGTGTCTCCCTCTCCCTTTCAAGCTCTTTCTCTTTTTGAATTTGCCTTTTTTGCTCCAGttccctctctatctctctgttCCTTTCTACCAACATTGGCTCAGGCATCAAACTTCTTTCTTGTGAGTGCCACCAGTCATGGTGCGCGAGCTGGCTGTTGGAGTTGTTGTCATAGCAACGCTCATGGTTGTTGGCACCTCTGATGTGCCCCAGAGTGGTGGCATGTTGTTGGGGTGAGAGGGCCATGCCTCCAGGGTGGGAAGCCATCACACCTGTCACTAGCTCGCCTTCCTCTGGCAAGCCTGGTGGCAAGACGTTACGTGGTGCGACGCCTCCACAGTGGTGCAGAGTTGCAGCGCAGTAGGATGGGGAAGCTGGGTGGCTGGCTCGTCGACGGTACTCTTGTGGAGGTGGCCGATGgtgcaatgttctgcttctccTCAGCATCCCAACTGAGCTTGACCCCTGGTGGTGCTGCACTGGAACTAGTGGTCTCCGGTGGCTAGACGGAGTGCTGCAGGTTGAGAGGACTGGGCCTGTCATTCGTGACACTGCAGTGTGTGTATGGGAGGGATTGAAGAGGGCGCCACTGCTGGAGCTGTGACGGTTCAGACAGGGCCGATCAGCTTTGTGGAACTGGACTGATGAAACCCTGGAAATACAAAGAGTTTAATGAAAAAAAGGCACCAGAAGAAAAGGTTTTAGGTCATGTGTAGTCCCTGTAATCCATGGGTTGTATTTTACAAAGATATGGTTTTTGCTCCTAGCTCTgtttattctgaaaaaaaagtgttttaaattaGTTTTAACAAGTTTCAAATCACATTGCAATCAatggttgttttgtgttttggctTTTGGTTAGATTGGTATCATTTGTAACTGGTATTATATAAGtgagtaatattaaaaataagacTGGTTTAACTATGTACACCAATCTGACAGACCTTAGAGAAACCAGCACCACGATAAAAATTTGATATTCTAATTACCTGACTAGGCCACGTGATGGCAGGTCCAAGACAGGCCCAGCACCATCCTCCATCCCAATCTGCAGATGCTGACATTGAGGCTGCATTGTCAGCGCCTCAGGTATGGCCTCCAGCAGCTCACGGTGGCTCTTGGGGCAGCTGTCACGCCTTTCCTGCCTTTCACATGGTTCACCCTGATGTTGCAGCCTGGCATTGTAGAGACGCATTCGCTTCTCCAGCAGCCTCTGGAAGTGCCTGAACTCCCCAGTGCTTACACTATAGAAGCCTGAGTCGCTGAGCTCTGAGGAAATGAAGGACTCTGAGGAAGGAGAGCCACCACCTCCGAAACCCCCACACCCTCCTGGGGCGAGGGCCCCATGTGAATGACAGTCCTCCAGACCTCCCTCCTCGGTCTCCAGACCTGAGAGGTCACCCTGGTGAAGGGAGCCATCTGTCCAGCCCAGACCACTGTCCAACTCATGGTGCAGGGGCAGGAAACCCATTGGCTTCTCTAGCATAAAATCCTCATCATCTGTCTATAAAAACAGGCAGGGTCAGTCCAGTGGATCATGACACCAAACACTAAAAATgatcacatgttttatgttttaaatgtgtGAAGAATCTCAGTAAAAAGTGAAACCTGGCTGATTGTGTCTGTAGAGTGAAAAACTGTTAAATACTAAAGGTAAGCATTGAGATCTGGTCAAATTCTCAGTTTATTCACTTGCCTTTTGTTCAGTTGTTTCCTGCTTTTAAAAGTTCCTGAGTGACTGTTAAATCAACATCAATGGCTAAAGAGTAAGGGTGCCAGTATTCTTTTTTGATTTTAACAAATCTAAACAAATTTAATCATGTATGCCTGTAAATAGCGTTGCCAGTCTGTCTAACATTGAAACACAAGCTCATATTGCCTAATATGAAAGATGTGGATCTTTCaagtttcattaaaaaaataaaaatagaaattaaaaaattattaaaaaactaGCTAGTCACTGAAAATGAACACtactaaaacagaaaatatttctAGATAGTAGAAGTTGAACTGAGAATAAATAATAGTGTGTGCATTTATGTTAATGAAGGAACGTGTCAGCCGGTGCAGCTGTGAGGCTCAATGAAGCTCCATGACTGAAATGAGTAAGCTTTATTACTACTTGCACAGAGAGTACTAGCAAGTATAAGCAATTCATAATTGATTTAATGAACAGGGTTTGCGTACTTGCCAGATATatgtttaaaacaacaacagggctctagagtgcgaccaattttttcagtggtgcgactaaaaaaaaatatttggtcgcactGGTACGACCAACtgttcgggtaacaaaaaaaaaaatctctgcaactctccgtgtggtcaacaacagacacacattatgcccctatcgtggactaaaccaatgagagatagtcaggggcgggacctctctgattggccgtggtccagttgaaagtgcaggtggaagagggaggtgagtagcttgaatcaagcgatatcgattcattaaatcctgaatcgacttttaaatataactgtgttttgccagaaacgccagattctcagattaaagctcacaaaactatttcaacaaccaccaaacagcaaatgagagcaggtacacggactccacacaaagacgtaaacacagacccgacgcatcagaatcagctttgtctttctcgactttctcacccgacagcccgtacacggacacgctgtcggagctcaacgattctgatgcgtcgggtccacgctgtgtttacgtctttttgcgctgattctgacctgcaggttttgtctctctccaaccaaaattcgacgagccagcagcaaaagaagcagcgaactacgcttcacatttgatcaatgtcgtcatgaattcgctctgagttttgctgttttttcttccatcacgataaaaatcacacttcatgcacagctctctctctctctctgtacttcaagaacagtttcccgtctcaaatctgttttctgcattattcattctcttattacccaccagtctaccgtggtttacagcgctgtctttttcttttttcacttaaatgacctcggacaagaaagcctattttctgctgttcaatactgaagaaatttaaactttgtaaaattgtgcaaaattacagaatattacagaatatttttaaggttatctgctataaaaagccaggccaggaaaatctccttcatgtttttctgtgttttattctcagttactttgacacaaaggcatctgctgtgatgttcacaattctgatgaagtctcacatgtatcagtactgataaatgatcagaattataatatttctgactgtctgaggctaaattgaatcgaatggattatagaaatcagtgatgatacccagccctagtgagcagcctaggcccgacagaagtggatgtagctgtgggtaataagaaaagatgaaagaactattgataacttttttgttaagttaaggcctgatccgtctgaaattcatagccagtgctctgacacagtgccatcaatctttgaatgctgaaaaagcacagtgtatccagaaaacacattatatgctgcaataaatgcactgcccaagtgtcccctctcccc is a window from the Pelmatolapia mariae isolate MD_Pm_ZW linkage group LG5, Pm_UMD_F_2, whole genome shotgun sequence genome containing:
- the LOC134627495 gene encoding uncharacterized protein LOC134627495 translates to MGCWLSGPWMGDQTMNGRSLAHLSQRDALRILAANQRPITMQIKGQRRRGTEADRGSWEPLPLDLKHLNLPLPLMGAGLNTSSPSYQHRHYYNHLSLPQDRCDGGRYSYLSSSPRDTVDIGRQDLELAGRRSKGQNCLMGCCSTNLEEQNACHSQTDDEDFMLEKPMGFLPLHHELDSGLGWTDGSLHQGDLSGLETEEGGLEDCHSHGALAPGGCGGFGGGGSPSSESFISSELSDSGFYSVSTGEFRHFQRLLEKRMRLYNARLQHQGEPCERQERRDSCPKSHRELLEAIPEALTMQPQCQHLQIGMEDGAGPVLDLPSRGLVRVSSVQFHKADRPCLNRHSSSSGALFNPSHTHTAVSRMTGPVLSTCSTPSSHRRPLVPVQHHQGSSSVGMLRRSRTLHHRPPPQEYRRRASHPASPSYCAATLHHCGGVAPRNVLPPGLPEEGELVTGVMASHPGGMALSPQQHATTLGHIRGANNHERCYDNNSNSQLAHHDWWHSQERSLMPEPMLVERNREIERELEQKRQIQKEKELERERETQIQEEMERERQKEIERSRVREQQHLQSLVLPPQAGDVNDTWPKPASRQSHGSGGGRGLYSTLEGHTGACATIGQDVNKGPINAGSSSNHSSGLQSKFNPNCKPNTTTRVSRSQLLRDRASQLADERSGMSTDEETSTDMLLGRYWSRTERREQFLLAREQRQQQQLQQLQASRGTIRDVVSRGGHVVGGGGGGGASADDGGLLDSNGVRAFAEGRCNTVLELSQRKLSRMRNRKLLDDWTTVEELLTHGTRLDNQDDMLCPSSLLTVTTV